A single window of Cottoperca gobio chromosome 9, fCotGob3.1, whole genome shotgun sequence DNA harbors:
- the LOC115013862 gene encoding VIP36-like protein isoform X1, producing the protein MVATVSKSKLERLRSFCFLCPMFHLKNIRESTCLFVTACLLISQSLADDQDFIEEFLKREYSLAKPYRGLALSSSSQWDLMGTAMVTPDHVRLTPDLQSRQGAVWSRIPFFLRDWELKVHFKIHGQGKKNLNGDGMAIWLTKDRMQNGPVFGNMNQFIGLGIFVDTYPNADKSHDRAFPHVSVMLGNGTLSYNHDYDGRHTELGGCTAMTRNAIYDTFLLVRYSKNRLTLMVDVDGKQEWKDCADITGLRLPTGYFFGASSATGDLSDNHDIISMKLYQLTVERTPEEEGEEEEVTIPGVDNMEQFQVEVQEEGMSRVQFFFTLLFSILGLAVLAVVGLIVYGRWKENRRKRFY; encoded by the exons ATGGTTGCCACTGTAAGCAAGTCAAAGCTGGAACGATTGAgaagtttctgttttttatgtccaatgtttcatttgaaaaacatccGTGaatcaacatgtttgtttgttaccgCTTGTTTATTGATTAGCCAGTCGTTGGCAGACGACCAGGACTTTATTGAGGAGTTTTTGAAGCGGGAATATTCTCTGGCAAAACCGTACCGTG GGTTGGCACTCTCGAGTTCTTCTCAGTGGGATCTCATGGGCACTGCCATGGTTACACCTGATCATGTGAGGCTGACTCCAGACCTGCAGAGCAGACAGGGAGCAGTGTGGAGTCGAATT CCTTTTTTCTTGCGGGATTGGGAGCTTAAAGTGCACTTTAAAATCCACGGCCAGGGAAAGAAGAATTTGAATGGGGATGGCATGGCTATCTGGTTAACCAAAGATCGCATGCAGAATG GTCCTGTGTTTGGTAACATGAACCAGTTCATTGGACTTGGAATATTTGTGGACACTTACCCCAATGCTGACAAGAGCCATGAT AGGgcttttccacatgtgtcagTGATGCTGGGAAATGGAACTCTGTCATATAACCACGACTATGATGGACGGCACACTGAGCTTGGGGGATGTACGGCTATGACGCGCAACGCAATCTATGACACGTTTCTCCTTGTCAGATACTCAAAAAACAGACTCACG CTCATGGTGGACGTAGACGGTAAGCAGGAATGGAAAGACTGTGCTGACATCACGGGACTGCGGCTACCTACAGGTTATTTCTTTGGTGCCTCCTCTGCCACTGGAGACCTGTCAG ATAACCATGACATCATCTCTATGAAGTTGTACCAGCTTACAGTGGAGAGGACACCTGAGGaagaaggggaggaagaggaggtcaCAATCCCCGGAGTTGACAACATGGAACAGTTCCAAG TGGAAGTCCAGGAGGAAGGGATGAGCAGAGTTCAGTTCTTCTTCACCCTCCTTTTCTCCATCCTGGGCCTGGCAGTGCTGGCAGTGGTGGGGCTCATTGTTTACGGCCGCTGGAAGGAAAACCGACGCAAACGTTTCTATTGA
- the LOC115013862 gene encoding VIP36-like protein isoform X2, giving the protein MVATVSKSKLERLRSFCFLCPMFHLKNIRESTCLFVTACLLISQSLADDQDFIEEFLKREYSLAKPYRGLALSSSSQWDLMGTAMVTPDHVRLTPDLQSRQGAVWSRIPFFLRDWELKVHFKIHGQGKKNLNGDGMAIWLTKDRMQNGPVFGNMNQFIGLGIFVDTYPNADKSHDRAFPHVSVMLGNGTLSYNHDYDGRHTELGGCTAMTRNAIYDTFLLVRYSKNRLTLMVDVDGKQEWKDCADITGLRLPTDNHDIISMKLYQLTVERTPEEEGEEEEVTIPGVDNMEQFQVEVQEEGMSRVQFFFTLLFSILGLAVLAVVGLIVYGRWKENRRKRFY; this is encoded by the exons ATGGTTGCCACTGTAAGCAAGTCAAAGCTGGAACGATTGAgaagtttctgttttttatgtccaatgtttcatttgaaaaacatccGTGaatcaacatgtttgtttgttaccgCTTGTTTATTGATTAGCCAGTCGTTGGCAGACGACCAGGACTTTATTGAGGAGTTTTTGAAGCGGGAATATTCTCTGGCAAAACCGTACCGTG GGTTGGCACTCTCGAGTTCTTCTCAGTGGGATCTCATGGGCACTGCCATGGTTACACCTGATCATGTGAGGCTGACTCCAGACCTGCAGAGCAGACAGGGAGCAGTGTGGAGTCGAATT CCTTTTTTCTTGCGGGATTGGGAGCTTAAAGTGCACTTTAAAATCCACGGCCAGGGAAAGAAGAATTTGAATGGGGATGGCATGGCTATCTGGTTAACCAAAGATCGCATGCAGAATG GTCCTGTGTTTGGTAACATGAACCAGTTCATTGGACTTGGAATATTTGTGGACACTTACCCCAATGCTGACAAGAGCCATGAT AGGgcttttccacatgtgtcagTGATGCTGGGAAATGGAACTCTGTCATATAACCACGACTATGATGGACGGCACACTGAGCTTGGGGGATGTACGGCTATGACGCGCAACGCAATCTATGACACGTTTCTCCTTGTCAGATACTCAAAAAACAGACTCACG CTCATGGTGGACGTAGACGGTAAGCAGGAATGGAAAGACTGTGCTGACATCACGGGACTGCGGCTACCTACAG ATAACCATGACATCATCTCTATGAAGTTGTACCAGCTTACAGTGGAGAGGACACCTGAGGaagaaggggaggaagaggaggtcaCAATCCCCGGAGTTGACAACATGGAACAGTTCCAAG TGGAAGTCCAGGAGGAAGGGATGAGCAGAGTTCAGTTCTTCTTCACCCTCCTTTTCTCCATCCTGGGCCTGGCAGTGCTGGCAGTGGTGGGGCTCATTGTTTACGGCCGCTGGAAGGAAAACCGACGCAAACGTTTCTATTGA